Proteins encoded by one window of Enterobacter hormaechei subsp. xiangfangensis:
- a CDS encoding MFS transporter translates to MPLALLALTISAFAIGTTEFVIVGLVPTIAEQLAISLPSAGLLVSIYALGVAVGAPVLTALTGRFARKKLLVALMVLFTAGNILAWQAPDYTTLVIARLLTGLAHGVFFSIGSTIATSLVPKEKAASAIAILFGGLTVALVTGVPLGTFIGQHFGWRETFLAVSLLGVIALVASLLLVPSSIPGRASASLSDQGKVLTHPRLLLIYAVTALGYGGVFTAFTFLAPMMQELAGFSPGAVSWILLGYGISVAIGNIWGGKLADKHGAVPALKFIFAALVVLLMIFQFTASIQYAALVTVLVMGIFAFGNVPGLQVYVVQKAERYTPNAVDVASGLNIAAFNIGIALGSVIGGQTVEHVGLTQTPWIGAVIVLVAFLLIGLSGRLDKPARVALG, encoded by the coding sequence ATGCCACTGGCGCTTCTTGCCCTGACGATCAGTGCCTTCGCAATTGGCACGACCGAATTTGTTATTGTAGGACTTGTTCCCACCATTGCTGAACAACTCGCCATTTCGCTGCCTTCTGCCGGGCTGCTGGTATCTATTTACGCATTAGGCGTCGCTGTTGGGGCGCCTGTGCTGACCGCATTGACTGGGCGCTTTGCGCGTAAAAAACTGTTAGTTGCCCTGATGGTGCTCTTCACCGCCGGCAATATTCTGGCGTGGCAGGCTCCGGACTACACCACGCTGGTCATTGCCCGTTTGCTGACTGGCCTCGCGCACGGTGTCTTTTTCTCCATCGGTTCCACGATTGCAACCAGCCTGGTGCCAAAAGAGAAAGCGGCGTCAGCCATTGCGATTTTGTTTGGCGGCTTAACCGTTGCGCTGGTCACCGGCGTGCCGTTAGGAACGTTTATTGGGCAACATTTTGGCTGGCGAGAAACCTTCCTCGCGGTATCGCTGTTGGGCGTGATTGCTCTGGTAGCCAGCCTGCTGCTGGTACCCTCCAGTATTCCGGGGCGCGCGAGCGCCAGCCTGAGCGATCAGGGTAAGGTTCTCACACACCCGCGCCTGCTGCTGATCTATGCCGTTACGGCTCTGGGTTATGGAGGTGTGTTCACTGCGTTCACCTTCCTTGCACCGATGATGCAGGAGCTGGCTGGTTTTTCTCCGGGCGCAGTGAGCTGGATTTTACTGGGCTACGGTATCTCCGTCGCAATCGGCAATATCTGGGGCGGCAAGCTTGCAGATAAGCATGGTGCGGTACCGGCGCTAAAATTCATTTTCGCCGCGCTGGTTGTCCTGCTGATGATTTTCCAGTTCACCGCGTCGATACAATACGCCGCGCTGGTAACCGTGTTGGTTATGGGAATATTCGCGTTTGGTAACGTACCGGGATTGCAGGTCTATGTTGTACAGAAAGCCGAACGCTATACGCCCAATGCGGTGGATGTCGCATCCGGCCTGAATATCGCCGCATTCAATATCGGCATCGCACTCGGATCGGTTATCGGCGGGCAGACGGTTGAACACGTTGGATTAACCCAAACGCCATGGATTGGTGCGGTAATTGTGCTTGTCGCTTTCCTCCTTATTGGTCTGAGTGGACGGCTTGATAAACCCGCTCGCGTCGCGCTTGGATAA
- a CDS encoding endonuclease/exonuclease/phosphatase family protein yields MRKNTYAMRYVAGMPAERILPPGSFASLGQALPAGTPLSSDEKIRVLVWNIFKQQRAEWLSVLQNFGKDAHLVLLQEAQTTPELVRFATTNYLAADQVPAFVLPQHPSGVMTLSAAHPVYCCPLREREPILRLAKSALVTVYPLPDTRLLMVVNIHAVNFSLGVDVYSKQLLPIGDQIAHHSGPIIMAGDFNAWSRPRMNALYRFAREMSLREVRFNDDQRKKAFGRPLDFVFYRGLSVHDASVLVTRASDHNPLLVEFSPGKPDK; encoded by the coding sequence GTGCGAAAAAATACCTATGCCATGCGTTATGTTGCCGGAATGCCCGCGGAGAGGATCTTGCCTCCGGGGTCGTTTGCGAGCCTGGGTCAGGCATTACCAGCGGGCACGCCATTAAGCAGTGACGAAAAAATTCGCGTACTGGTGTGGAACATCTTTAAACAACAGCGTGCGGAGTGGTTATCCGTACTTCAAAATTTTGGTAAAGATGCGCATCTGGTTCTGTTACAGGAGGCGCAAACCACGCCTGAGCTGGTCAGGTTTGCAACGACAAACTATCTTGCAGCCGATCAGGTGCCTGCCTTTGTTCTGCCACAGCATCCTTCTGGGGTGATGACCCTTTCAGCCGCACATCCGGTCTATTGCTGCCCGCTGCGTGAACGTGAGCCGATCCTGCGTCTGGCAAAATCGGCGCTGGTCACAGTCTATCCGTTGCCCGACACCCGTCTGCTGATGGTGGTAAACATTCATGCGGTGAACTTCAGCCTCGGTGTTGATGTGTACAGTAAGCAGTTACTTCCCATTGGCGATCAGATTGCTCATCACAGTGGGCCGATCATTATGGCAGGGGACTTCAATGCCTGGAGCCGTCCGCGTATGAACGCGTTGTACCGCTTCGCGCGTGAAATGTCGCTGCGTGAAGTTCGTTTTAACGATGACCAGCGCAAGAAAGCGTTTGGCCGTCCTCTTGATTTCGTCTTCTATCGTGGTTTGAGCGTACACGATGCGTCCGTTCTGGTGACGCGCGCCTCCGATCATAATCCTCTACTAGTTGAATTCAGTCCCGGCAAACCTGATAAATAA
- a CDS encoding class I SAM-dependent methyltransferase, with the protein MTTTHSHHDNVDKQFGSQASAYLSSAVHASGRDLVRLGERLAAFPDAHVLDLGCGAGHASFTAAEQVAQVTAYDLSSQMLDVVAEAAKAKGLNNVTTRQGYAESLPFEDASFEVVISRYSAHHWHDVGQALREVKRVLKPGGIFIIMDVMSPGHPVRNIWLQTVEALRDTSHVQNYSSGEWLTFITEAGLISRSLITDRLPLEFASWIARMRTPEALTKAIRLYQESASADVKAYFELHDDGSFTSDTIMAEAQKAG; encoded by the coding sequence ATGACAACAACACACTCCCATCATGACAACGTCGATAAACAGTTCGGTTCGCAGGCAAGTGCCTACCTGAGCAGCGCCGTGCACGCCTCTGGCCGCGACCTGGTGCGTCTCGGCGAGCGGCTCGCCGCGTTTCCTGACGCGCACGTGCTGGACTTAGGCTGCGGGGCGGGGCATGCCAGTTTTACCGCCGCAGAGCAGGTTGCTCAGGTGACGGCGTATGACTTATCGAGCCAGATGCTCGATGTGGTCGCTGAAGCGGCGAAAGCGAAAGGGCTGAATAACGTCACGACGCGCCAGGGCTACGCTGAATCATTACCCTTTGAGGATGCATCGTTTGAGGTTGTGATTAGCCGTTACTCTGCACACCACTGGCATGATGTGGGGCAGGCATTACGGGAAGTGAAACGCGTACTCAAACCGGGCGGAATCTTCATCATCATGGACGTGATGTCTCCCGGACATCCGGTACGAAATATCTGGCTCCAGACGGTTGAAGCGCTGCGTGATACCTCGCACGTGCAAAACTACTCCAGTGGAGAGTGGCTTACGTTTATCACCGAAGCCGGCTTGATTTCACGCTCATTGATAACCGACCGTTTGCCGCTGGAGTTTGCGTCATGGATTGCGCGGATGCGCACCCCCGAGGCATTAACTAAGGCGATCCGATTGTACCAGGAGAGCGCCTCTGCTGATGTGAAGGCGTACTTTGAGCTGCATGACGATGGTTCGTTTACTAGCGACACCATTATGGCTGAAGCGCAAAAAGCAGGATAA
- the mltD gene encoding murein transglycosylase D, whose protein sequence is MKAKAILLASVLLVGCQSQNGSNVQQHAQSLSAAGQGEAGKFTSQARWLDDGTSFAQEQDLWASIGDELKMGIPENSRIREQKQKYLRNKSYLHDVTLRAEPYMYWIAGQVKKRNMPMELVLLPIVESAFDPHATSGANAAGIWQIIPSTGRNYGLKQTRNYDARRDVVASTTAALDMMQRLNKMFDGDWLLTVAAYNSGEGRVLKAMKANKARGKSTDFWSLSLPQETKIYVPKMLALSDILKNSKRYGVQLPTPDESRALARVRLSNPVDIQQVADMTGMSVSKLKTFNAGVKGSTLGASGPRYVMVPQKHAEQLRESLASGEIAAVQSTLIADTSPVSSRSYKVRSGDTLSGIASRLGVNAKDLQQWNNLRGSGLKVGQTLNVGAGSSAQRLAKNSDSITYRVRKGDSLSSIAKRHGVNIKDVMRWNNDTDNLQPGDQLTLFVKNSATPDS, encoded by the coding sequence ATGAAGGCAAAAGCGATATTACTCGCCTCTGTCCTGCTTGTAGGTTGCCAGTCACAAAACGGCAGCAACGTACAACAGCACGCACAGAGCCTTTCTGCGGCTGGTCAAGGGGAAGCAGGGAAGTTTACGAGTCAGGCGCGATGGTTGGACGATGGGACATCCTTCGCGCAGGAACAAGACTTGTGGGCCTCTATTGGCGACGAGCTAAAGATGGGAATTCCGGAAAACAGCCGGATTCGCGAACAGAAACAGAAGTATTTGAGAAATAAGAGCTATCTCCACGATGTAACATTACGGGCAGAGCCGTATATGTACTGGATAGCCGGGCAAGTTAAGAAACGTAACATGCCTATGGAACTGGTACTACTACCCATAGTGGAGAGCGCTTTTGACCCGCACGCGACGTCTGGCGCCAATGCAGCAGGCATCTGGCAGATCATTCCGAGCACAGGGCGAAATTATGGTTTAAAGCAGACCCGCAACTACGATGCGCGTCGTGATGTTGTCGCTTCAACGACAGCCGCTCTCGACATGATGCAACGTCTGAACAAGATGTTTGACGGCGACTGGTTATTGACTGTCGCGGCGTATAACAGTGGTGAAGGTCGTGTACTGAAGGCAATGAAAGCGAATAAAGCGCGTGGAAAATCCACAGACTTCTGGTCGCTCTCACTGCCACAGGAAACAAAGATTTACGTACCGAAAATGCTGGCACTGAGTGACATTCTCAAGAACAGCAAACGTTACGGTGTACAACTGCCAACACCAGACGAAAGTCGTGCACTGGCGCGTGTCCGCCTCAGCAACCCGGTTGATATTCAACAGGTTGCCGATATGACGGGTATGTCGGTAAGTAAGCTTAAAACCTTTAATGCAGGTGTTAAAGGCTCCACGCTGGGTGCTAGTGGCCCACGCTATGTGATGGTTCCGCAGAAACATGCGGAACAGTTACGAGAGTCTTTAGCTTCGGGTGAAATCGCAGCCGTTCAGTCCACGCTGATCGCTGATACGTCGCCTGTAAGCAGCCGCAGCTATAAGGTGCGTTCAGGTGATACGCTTTCAGGTATTGCATCACGTCTTGGCGTGAATGCGAAAGATCTCCAGCAGTGGAATAATCTGCGCGGATCTGGTCTGAAAGTGGGTCAAACGCTGAACGTAGGTGCAGGTAGCAGCGCACAGCGTCTCGCTAAAAACAGCGATAGCATTACCTATCGCGTACGTAAAGGCGACTCGCTGTCCAGTATTGCTAAGCGTCACGGCGTAAACATCAAAGATGTGATGCGCTGGAACAACGATACTGACAACCTGCAACCTGGCGACCAGCTGACGTTGTTTGTGAAAAACAGCGCTACGCCAGATTCCTGA
- the gloB gene encoding hydroxyacylglutathione hydrolase: protein MNLISISAFQDNYIWVLVDDDRRCIIVDPGESAPILHAIKENGWQPEAILLTHHHHDHVGGVPDLLARYPHLPVYGPAETQDKGTTQVVEEGESILILGWEFSVFATPGHTSGHLCFYSKPYLFCGDTLFSGGCGRLFEGTPEQMYQSLQKINALPADTVICCAHEYTLGNMKFAASVLPEDRAIQDYYLKVKELRAKNQKTLPVILKNERQINLFLRTDDVDLINKINQETNLLQPEARFAWLRSKKDNFR, encoded by the coding sequence ATGAATCTTATCAGTATTTCCGCCTTTCAGGACAATTACATCTGGGTTTTAGTCGACGACGATCGCAGATGCATCATTGTTGATCCAGGCGAATCCGCACCGATCCTGCACGCGATAAAAGAAAACGGCTGGCAGCCTGAAGCGATCCTACTTACCCATCACCATCACGATCATGTCGGCGGTGTTCCCGATCTCCTTGCGCGCTATCCTCATCTTCCCGTCTACGGACCGGCAGAGACACAGGATAAGGGTACGACGCAAGTTGTCGAAGAAGGCGAAAGTATCCTCATCCTCGGGTGGGAGTTTTCCGTATTTGCTACGCCAGGTCACACTTCCGGTCATCTCTGTTTCTACAGCAAACCTTATCTGTTTTGTGGCGACACGCTGTTTTCTGGCGGCTGTGGAAGGCTGTTTGAAGGCACGCCAGAACAGATGTATCAATCTTTACAAAAAATTAATGCGCTTCCAGCCGACACCGTAATTTGTTGCGCACATGAGTATACATTAGGGAATATGAAGTTTGCTGCAAGCGTGCTGCCTGAGGATCGGGCGATTCAGGATTATTACCTGAAAGTGAAGGAGTTACGTGCAAAAAACCAAAAAACACTCCCCGTAATTCTGAAAAATGAACGACAAATTAATTTATTTTTAAGAACTGATGATGTTGATTTAATTAATAAAATTAATCAAGAAACAAATTTGTTACAACCTGAAGCGCGATTTGCATGGTTAAGGTCAAAGAAAGATAACTTCAGATAA
- a CDS encoding class I SAM-dependent methyltransferase: MKPARIPQTVAPPERWAELPWGEYYREALELQLKPWLAKMYGFHLLKIGNLSAEINTESCAISHQVSVSLNGSPVQVKADPLHLPFAEKSIDACLLAHTLPWCSDPHRLLREADRVLIDDGWLILSGFNPLSLMGLRKLTPVLRRMPPYNSRMFTMMRQLDWLSLLNFEVLSYGGFQVIPWTRKGGVLLSTHLPALGCMQFIVARKRTIPLTLNPMKQSKSKTRIRQTVGATRQYKKP, encoded by the coding sequence ATGAAACCGGCAAGGATACCTCAGACTGTCGCACCACCGGAACGTTGGGCAGAGTTGCCCTGGGGTGAATATTATCGCGAGGCCTTAGAACTTCAGCTTAAACCCTGGCTCGCGAAAATGTATGGTTTTCACCTGCTTAAGATTGGCAATCTGAGCGCAGAAATCAATACCGAAAGCTGCGCTATCTCGCATCAGGTTAGCGTATCGCTTAATGGCTCCCCGGTTCAGGTGAAAGCGGATCCGCTGCATTTGCCGTTTGCGGAAAAATCCATTGATGCCTGTCTGCTCGCCCATACGCTGCCCTGGTGCAGCGATCCCCATCGTCTGCTGCGGGAAGCCGACCGCGTTTTGATTGATGACGGCTGGCTGATCCTGAGCGGTTTTAATCCGCTGAGTCTGATGGGGCTACGTAAACTGACGCCCGTTCTGCGCCGCATGCCGCCCTATAACAGCAGGATGTTTACCATGATGCGCCAGCTGGACTGGCTTTCACTGTTAAATTTCGAAGTGCTGAGCTATGGGGGTTTTCAGGTCATCCCCTGGACGCGTAAAGGCGGGGTCTTATTAAGCACCCATTTACCCGCGCTGGGCTGCATGCAATTTATTGTCGCGCGTAAGAGGACGATCCCCCTTACGCTAAACCCAATGAAGCAAAGCAAATCAAAAACGCGGATCCGCCAGACCGTGGGGGCCACGCGGCAATACAAAAAACCGTGA
- the rnhA gene encoding ribonuclease HI, with the protein MVSVSRTIWRVIAVLIAVIYVRLIVLLNVSNTGSLPEMRKQVEIFTDGSCLGNPGPGGYGAIMRYRQHEKTFSEGYFLTTNNRMELMAAIVALEALKEHCDVVLSTDSQYVRQGITQWIHNWKKRGWKTAEKKPVKNVDLWKRLDAALGQHEIKWEWVKGHAGHPENERCDELARAAASNPTREDAGYQPES; encoded by the coding sequence GTGGTTTCGGTATCGAGAACAATCTGGCGAGTAATTGCAGTGCTCATAGCGGTCATTTATGTCAGACTTATCGTTTTACTGAACGTTTCAAATACAGGAAGTCTACCAGAGATGCGTAAACAGGTAGAAATTTTCACCGATGGATCTTGTCTCGGTAACCCAGGGCCCGGCGGCTATGGTGCCATTATGCGCTATCGCCAGCATGAAAAAACCTTTAGTGAAGGCTATTTCCTGACCACCAACAACCGCATGGAGTTGATGGCGGCCATCGTGGCGCTGGAAGCGTTAAAAGAACATTGCGACGTGGTGCTGAGTACCGACAGCCAGTATGTCCGCCAGGGCATTACCCAATGGATCCACAACTGGAAAAAACGCGGCTGGAAAACGGCAGAGAAAAAACCGGTCAAGAATGTCGATCTCTGGAAGCGTCTTGATGCCGCCCTCGGACAGCACGAAATCAAATGGGAGTGGGTAAAGGGGCACGCCGGTCATCCTGAAAACGAACGCTGTGACGAGCTGGCTCGCGCGGCGGCATCCAACCCAACCCGTGAGGATGCAGGTTATCAACCTGAATCCTGA
- the dnaQ gene encoding DNA polymerase III subunit epsilon has product MSTAITRQIVLDTETTGMNQIGAHYEGHKIIEIGAVEVVNRRLTGNNFHVYLKPDRLVDPEAFGVHGIADEFLLDKPTFADVADEFLDYIRGAELVIHNASFDIGFMDYEFSKLNRDIPKTNTFCKVTDSLALARKMFPGKRNSLDALCSRYEIDNTKRTLHGALLDAQILADVYLTMTGGQTSMKFSMENESQQTRDEGGIQRIVRQANRLRVVLASDEELMNHESRLDLVQKKGGSCLWRA; this is encoded by the coding sequence ATGAGCACTGCAATTACTCGCCAGATTGTTCTCGATACCGAAACCACCGGTATGAACCAGATTGGCGCCCACTACGAAGGGCATAAAATCATTGAGATTGGTGCCGTTGAAGTGGTGAACCGTCGCCTTACGGGCAACAACTTCCACGTTTACCTCAAACCCGATCGGCTGGTGGACCCGGAAGCGTTCGGCGTTCACGGAATTGCCGATGAGTTTTTGCTGGATAAGCCCACCTTTGCCGACGTCGCAGATGAATTTCTCGACTACATCAGAGGTGCGGAACTTGTCATTCATAACGCGTCGTTCGATATCGGCTTTATGGACTATGAGTTCAGCAAGCTCAACCGTGATATTCCGAAGACGAATACGTTCTGTAAAGTCACGGATAGCCTGGCGCTGGCAAGGAAGATGTTCCCCGGCAAGCGTAACAGCCTTGATGCCCTGTGCTCTCGCTATGAGATAGACAACACCAAGCGAACGCTGCACGGCGCGTTGCTCGATGCCCAGATCCTGGCCGATGTCTACCTGACCATGACCGGCGGGCAAACGTCGATGAAATTCAGTATGGAAAATGAATCCCAGCAGACGCGAGATGAAGGGGGAATTCAGCGCATTGTGCGTCAGGCGAATCGCTTACGGGTCGTTTTAGCCAGTGATGAAGAGTTGATGAATCACGAGTCTCGTCTTGATTTGGTGCAGAAGAAGGGCGGGAGCTGTCTGTGGCGCGCCTGA